Proteins encoded by one window of Candidatus Zixiibacteriota bacterium:
- the rpsB gene encoding 30S ribosomal protein S2: MISPQIKELLEAGVHFGHQTRRWNPKMKPFIFGARNGIYIIDLHKTLDALEKAKMKVREVVGRGRSILFVGTKKQAKEVLEEEARRCGGYFVTERWLGGMLTNFNTIKNSIKKLKDIERMREDGTLEKFTKKERAQIENEAEKLTKVLGGIKEMNFLPGLVIVVDAKKEKIAVAEAAKLKIPIIGIVDTNADPDPIDFPIAGNDDAIKSIRVLIKHMVDAAVETRHSVSTAEIEAASEQDREVQLKTYTSSTEEESGNEEVEER; encoded by the coding sequence ATGATTTCACCGCAAATCAAAGAACTGCTTGAGGCCGGCGTCCATTTCGGTCATCAGACCCGTCGCTGGAACCCCAAGATGAAGCCGTTTATTTTCGGCGCCCGCAATGGTATTTACATCATTGATCTTCACAAGACGCTGGATGCGCTGGAAAAGGCCAAGATGAAAGTCCGTGAGGTGGTCGGCCGGGGCCGGTCGATTTTGTTCGTCGGCACAAAGAAACAGGCCAAGGAAGTGCTGGAGGAAGAGGCTCGTCGTTGCGGCGGGTATTTTGTGACGGAGAGATGGCTCGGCGGTATGCTGACCAACTTCAACACGATCAAAAATTCGATCAAGAAGCTCAAGGATATCGAGCGTATGCGTGAAGACGGTACGCTGGAGAAGTTCACCAAGAAAGAGCGGGCTCAGATTGAGAATGAAGCCGAGAAGCTGACCAAGGTGCTCGGCGGCATCAAGGAGATGAATTTTCTTCCCGGTCTGGTTATCGTAGTCGACGCCAAGAAAGAGAAGATCGCCGTGGCCGAGGCGGCCAAGCTGAAAATCCCGATTATCGGTATTGTGGACACCAATGCCGATCCGGACCCGATAGACTTTCCGATTGCCGGCAATGATGACGCTATAAAATCGATCCGGGTGCTTATCAAGCATATGGTGGATGCCGCTGTTGAAACCAGGCATTCGGTGTCGACGGCGGAAATCGAAGCCGCGAGCGAGCAGGACCGCGAAGTCCAGCTTAAAACCTACACCAGCTCCACTGAAGAAGAATCCGGTAACGAAGAAGTAGAAGAAAGATAA
- the tsf gene encoding translation elongation factor Ts: MEISAKMVKELRDQTGAGMMDCKKALGKTDGNFEKAIEYLREQGIAKASSKEGRKTAEGVIATYVHTGDKLAVMVEINCETDFVARTDDFKAFCRDIAMHIAASSPLCVRREELDAQLIEKEREIYRHQALNEGKPEKIVDKIVDGKIEKYYAEVVLLEQPFVKDNDLSVDEFVKRMIGTLGENIQVRRFARFRLGE; this comes from the coding sequence ATGGAAATATCAGCTAAGATGGTCAAGGAGCTTCGGGATCAGACCGGAGCCGGGATGATGGACTGCAAGAAGGCTCTCGGCAAGACCGATGGCAATTTTGAGAAAGCGATCGAATATCTGCGCGAGCAGGGTATCGCCAAAGCCTCTTCGAAAGAGGGTCGCAAGACGGCCGAGGGTGTCATCGCCACCTACGTTCACACCGGCGACAAGCTGGCAGTGATGGTTGAGATCAACTGCGAGACCGATTTCGTGGCCCGCACGGACGATTTCAAGGCATTCTGCCGTGATATCGCCATGCACATCGCGGCTTCCAGCCCTCTGTGCGTGAGGCGCGAAGAACTCGATGCGCAGCTTATAGAAAAAGAGCGCGAGATCTATCGTCACCAGGCGCTCAACGAAGGAAAGCCGGAAAAGATAGTCGATAAAATCGTCGACGGGAAAATCGAAAAATATTATGCCGAGGTGGTCCTTCTGGAACAACCGTTCGTCAAGGACAACGACCTGAGCGTTGATGAGTTCGTCAAGAGAATGATCGGTACTCTCGGCGAGAATATCCAGGTTCGTCGGTTTGCCCGTTTCCGTCTTGGTGAATAA
- the pyrH gene encoding UMP kinase — protein sequence MDTEGSSPVYKRILLKISGEALMGSRDFGIDAPTVESICKQVKEIKELGLEIGIVVGGGNIFRGLSASGRGMDRVTADNMGMLATVINSLAMMDTLEQMGIYTRVMSAVKIEAFAEVYIRRRAVRHMEKGRLVIFAAGTGNPYFSTDTAASLRAMEVGAEVLIKATNVDGVYSADPKKHPDAEFYPTLSYMDVLTKELRVIDSTAISLLKDNRIPVRVIALNTPGNLRRVVLGEQVGTLIS from the coding sequence ATGGATACCGAAGGTAGTTCACCTGTCTATAAGAGAATCCTTCTGAAGATTTCCGGGGAAGCCCTGATGGGCTCCCGGGATTTCGGTATTGACGCCCCCACCGTTGAATCAATCTGTAAACAAGTCAAAGAAATAAAAGAGCTGGGCCTTGAAATCGGTATCGTGGTCGGCGGCGGCAATATCTTTCGGGGTTTGTCCGCGTCGGGCCGGGGCATGGACAGGGTCACGGCCGACAACATGGGTATGCTGGCCACAGTCATCAATTCGCTGGCTATGATGGATACTCTCGAGCAAATGGGTATTTATACACGTGTTATGTCGGCGGTGAAGATAGAGGCTTTTGCCGAGGTGTATATCCGGCGCCGCGCCGTGCGGCACATGGAGAAGGGCCGGCTGGTGATTTTCGCCGCAGGCACAGGCAATCCGTATTTCTCGACCGATACGGCGGCATCACTTCGAGCCATGGAGGTTGGAGCCGAGGTGCTTATCAAGGCCACGAATGTGGACGGTGTTTACTCGGCCGACCCCAAGAAGCACCCTGATGCCGAGTTCTACCCGACGTTGTCCTATATGGATGTGTTGACCAAAGAGCTCAGGGTTATCGACTCAACGGCCATATCGCTGCTGAAGGACAATCGCATACCGGTGCGGGTTATTGCTTTGAACACCCCGGGTAATCTTCGCCGGGTCGTGTTGGGTGAGCAGGTCGGGACGCTGATATCTTAA
- the frr gene encoding ribosome recycling factor translates to MLNALIKDTKDRMHKTIEAVKKELGTVRTGKASVHILDSVKVEAYGTVMPLNQVASMNAPEPRLLVVQPFDKTVIGDIVKGIQKADLGLNPAVDGQMIRIPVPPLNEERRKELVKQCKNLAEDGRVAIRNIRRDANEHAKKAQKSKEISEDQEADLHDEVQKLTDESIKAIDELLSKKEKEVLEV, encoded by the coding sequence ATGTTAAACGCATTAATCAAAGACACCAAAGACAGAATGCACAAGACTATAGAGGCCGTAAAGAAGGAGCTTGGGACGGTTCGCACCGGCAAGGCGTCGGTACACATTCTCGACTCGGTCAAAGTGGAAGCGTACGGGACGGTAATGCCTTTGAACCAGGTAGCCAGCATGAACGCACCCGAGCCGCGGCTGTTGGTCGTGCAGCCCTTCGACAAGACGGTCATCGGCGATATCGTCAAAGGTATCCAGAAGGCCGATCTTGGTCTGAACCCGGCTGTGGACGGGCAGATGATCCGCATACCCGTACCGCCCCTCAATGAAGAACGCCGCAAGGAACTGGTCAAGCAGTGCAAGAATCTCGCTGAGGACGGCAGGGTGGCGATTCGCAATATTCGCCGCGACGCCAATGAGCATGCCAAAAAAGCTCAGAAGAGCAAGGAGATTTCGGAGGACCAGGAGGCGGATCTTCACGATGAGGTTCAGAAATTGACTGACGAATCAATCAAGGCTATCGATGAACTGCTCAGCAAGAAGGAGAAGGAAGTTCTCGAGGTATAA
- a CDS encoding CBS domain-containing protein, protein MKAQTKSLVTAKMSTTIPDAMRLMIENRISCLLITEGEGRLKGIISDKDIFKACRDYCHEFANKTIADLATTDVIVGVDNDDLNYIAHLMTQNRIRHIPIVDGEQLVGLVSIGDVVKAQMDDIRVENRYLKQYIDGTYPG, encoded by the coding sequence ATGAAAGCGCAGACGAAGTCGCTGGTTACGGCTAAAATGTCGACAACCATACCCGACGCCATGCGACTTATGATCGAAAACCGTATCAGCTGCCTTCTTATCACGGAAGGTGAGGGCAGGCTGAAGGGTATCATCAGCGACAAGGACATTTTCAAAGCCTGCCGTGATTACTGCCACGAATTCGCCAACAAAACGATAGCGGATCTGGCAACCACCGATGTCATCGTCGGCGTGGACAACGATGACCTGAACTACATAGCTCACCTGATGACGCAAAATCGGATCCGCCATATCCCCATCGTCGACGGCGAACAACTTGTCGGATTGGTTTCAATCGGAGATGTCGTCAAGGCCCAGATGGATGATATCAGAGTGGAGAACCGCTATCTCAAACAGTACATCGACGGCACCTATCCGGGTTAG
- a CDS encoding isoprenyl transferase, which yields MKSDVEKIKADIMAKPERIPAHVAIIMDGNGRWARLRNKPRTFGHEAGVRAVREVVKAASEVGIKYLTLYTFSVENWSRPRSEVSALMSLLTRTTRKELNDLIKNDVKLRTIGRINGLPATRQKVLQNAVEKTRNNKGLVLTLALNYGGRTEILDAVKAISNSVRAGILDIPDITGELFSDFLYTAAMPDPDLLIRTSGEMRISNFLLWQTSYTELYIIDTLWPDFGREELFKAVADFQRRERRFGKIDSKAE from the coding sequence ATGAAAAGCGATGTTGAGAAGATAAAGGCCGATATAATGGCCAAGCCGGAGCGTATTCCGGCGCATGTGGCCATTATTATGGATGGTAATGGTCGGTGGGCGAGGCTTCGCAACAAGCCGCGCACTTTCGGACACGAAGCGGGGGTCCGGGCGGTCCGGGAGGTGGTGAAGGCTGCCAGCGAGGTCGGGATCAAGTACCTGACGCTGTACACTTTCTCGGTGGAAAACTGGAGTCGCCCGCGCAGCGAGGTTTCGGCGCTGATGTCGCTTCTTACGCGGACCACCCGTAAAGAGCTCAATGACCTGATAAAAAACGATGTTAAGTTGCGCACGATCGGCCGGATAAACGGTTTGCCCGCCACGCGCCAGAAGGTCCTTCAGAACGCGGTTGAGAAGACGCGAAATAACAAAGGGCTGGTGTTGACTCTGGCTCTCAATTACGGCGGGCGGACAGAGATTCTCGATGCCGTGAAGGCCATTTCCAATTCCGTGCGTGCGGGAATACTCGATATCCCCGATATTACCGGGGAGCTGTTCTCTGATTTCCTGTACACGGCCGCCATGCCCGACCCGGATCTTTTGATTAGAACATCGGGGGAAATGCGCATCTCCAATTTCCTGTTGTGGCAGACCAGTTATACCGAGCTTTATATCATAGATACGCTCTGGCCTGATTTCGGCCGCGAGGAGCTTTTCAAAGCGGTGGCCGATTTTCAACGGCGTGAACGGCGATTCGGGAAAATCGATTCCAAAGCGGAGTAA
- a CDS encoding phosphatidate cytidylyltransferase, with protein sequence MSKNLITRIIVAAITIPIILWICYQGGAWLFGMVMLFALLAISEFLINEGHRPGSFYFWFGLLAVAFLVLSRYEAASTWFWVQFLFSGVSGILVVFLISGMIFATGKEPPAELFTRHSRLVWGVFYIGLLYPYVYLLGNQYSQLADLQVAGGDWLLFLFGVLWVGDTAAMGFGKWIGKHKLAPGVSPNKTVEGFVGGIVGALLIGVIMYFWKFNRLEWYHVLVLAGGCSVFGQVGDLVESMWKRSIGIKDSSPLIPGHGGVLDRFDSLLFAAPFMFFYRLLIIVS encoded by the coding sequence ATGAGCAAGAACCTTATAACACGAATCATTGTCGCGGCCATCACCATCCCGATAATCCTCTGGATTTGTTACCAAGGGGGAGCATGGTTGTTCGGGATGGTTATGCTTTTCGCGCTTCTGGCCATCTCGGAATTCCTGATAAACGAAGGTCATCGTCCCGGTAGCTTCTATTTCTGGTTCGGACTTTTGGCGGTGGCGTTTTTGGTCCTGAGTCGATACGAAGCAGCCTCGACATGGTTCTGGGTGCAGTTTTTATTCAGCGGGGTGTCGGGCATTCTGGTTGTTTTTCTTATCAGCGGAATGATATTCGCTACGGGGAAAGAGCCGCCGGCGGAGTTGTTCACCCGTCACAGTCGACTCGTGTGGGGTGTCTTTTATATCGGCCTTTTGTATCCATATGTTTATCTGCTAGGCAATCAGTATTCGCAGCTGGCTGATCTTCAGGTGGCGGGGGGAGACTGGCTTTTGTTTTTGTTCGGTGTGCTGTGGGTCGGTGATACGGCCGCCATGGGATTCGGTAAATGGATTGGAAAGCACAAACTGGCGCCGGGGGTGTCTCCGAACAAGACGGTCGAAGGATTTGTCGGTGGGATTGTCGGGGCGCTATTAATCGGTGTCATAATGTATTTCTGGAAATTCAACAGGCTGGAGTGGTACCATGTTTTGGTTCTCGCCGGAGGATGTTCGGTATTCGGGCAAGTCGGTGATCTGGTGGAATCGATGTGGAAGCGGTCGATCGGAATAAAAGACTCATCGCCGCTCATTCCCGGGCATGGTGGTGTGCTTGACCGGTTCGATTCACTTCTGTTTGCCGCTCCCTTTATGTTTTTCTACCGTCTGCTTATAATTGTATCGTGA
- a CDS encoding UbiA family prenyltransferase: protein MKLVDIIWASRPLLHLPVWSIYLVALKYHNNLSGDSFDWIDLVMLAGLSFSAAAAYYVNQIYDFETDRINRKVGFLQSGILEHIDMMKMYILMSVLSLVTGALVSPLAFAIFLVLFVLGFIYSVPPLRLKDRPVSGLLANAIGFGFLISIAVMPGMNFHNAGLLGWDNPFYFALTVGSIYLLTTIPDKKGDALAGKRTLGVVLPQTVVLLMALILVLASAYIAYYSRHVELVYLSMISAVTIIGAMILRRDEAILIASKLPILLLTLLAGYFFWGYLLFIVAIIFSARIYYKKRFGIVYPKLA from the coding sequence GTGAAACTGGTTGATATTATATGGGCGTCGCGACCGCTATTGCACCTTCCGGTGTGGTCAATCTATCTTGTCGCGCTTAAATATCACAATAATCTCAGCGGTGACAGCTTTGACTGGATCGATCTGGTCATGTTGGCGGGATTGAGCTTCTCGGCGGCGGCCGCATACTATGTGAATCAGATTTATGATTTCGAGACCGACCGGATAAATCGCAAAGTAGGCTTTCTGCAAAGCGGTATCCTCGAGCACATTGACATGATGAAAATGTATATTCTGATGTCAGTTCTCAGCCTGGTCACGGGAGCGTTGGTGTCACCGTTGGCCTTCGCTATTTTCCTGGTGCTGTTCGTTCTGGGGTTTATCTATTCGGTGCCGCCGTTGCGTCTGAAGGACAGGCCGGTTTCGGGGCTTTTGGCCAACGCGATCGGGTTTGGCTTTCTGATCTCAATTGCCGTTATGCCGGGGATGAATTTTCACAACGCGGGACTTCTGGGATGGGACAACCCGTTTTACTTCGCCCTGACCGTTGGCTCGATATATTTGCTTACCACCATTCCCGACAAAAAGGGCGACGCCCTCGCGGGAAAGCGCACGCTTGGTGTGGTTTTGCCGCAGACAGTGGTTTTGCTTATGGCGCTCATACTGGTGCTGGCCTCGGCTTATATCGCTTATTACTCGCGGCATGTGGAGCTGGTCTATCTCTCCATGATTTCCGCGGTGACGATCATCGGGGCTATGATTCTGAGGCGGGACGAGGCAATCTTAATTGCCTCAAAACTCCCGATTCTGCTCTTGACCCTTCTGGCCGGGTACTTTTTCTGGGGATATCTGCTGTTTATAGTTGCTATAATTTTTTCAGCCCGGATATATTACAAAAAGAGATTTGGAATAGTATATCCGAAGCTGGCCTGA
- a CDS encoding C40 family peptidase → MKLFTLLSLLLLVGCTANPRYRTGGEERLQQIEETLESKYTTNDYLRLGMILQDYLGKPYKGMSKYEEGVDCSHFTQSVFKKFDRTIELPRTAADQFKTGREIPYSLLYYGDLLFFRTEGRKISHVGIFVGDESFIHASSSNGVIISSLNEKYWAERFAGARRILD, encoded by the coding sequence ATGAAACTATTCACATTACTGAGCCTGCTGTTGCTGGTGGGCTGCACTGCCAATCCGCGTTATCGCACGGGGGGTGAGGAACGCCTCCAGCAAATTGAAGAAACCCTGGAGAGCAAGTATACCACCAATGATTATCTTAGATTGGGAATGATTCTTCAGGACTATCTCGGCAAGCCGTACAAGGGGATGTCAAAATACGAGGAGGGGGTGGACTGCTCGCATTTCACTCAGTCGGTGTTCAAGAAGTTCGACAGAACGATTGAGCTTCCGCGCACGGCCGCCGACCAGTTCAAGACGGGGCGCGAGATACCGTACAGTCTTCTTTACTACGGGGATCTCTTGTTCTTTCGTACCGAGGGCCGTAAGATTTCCCATGTAGGTATATTCGTGGGCGATGAGAGTTTCATTCACGCTTCCAGCTCCAATGGTGTCATTATCAGCAGTCTGAACGAAAAGTACTGGGCGGAACGTTTCGCCGGAGCTCGTCGGATTCTCGATTAG
- the uvrC gene encoding excinuclease ABC subunit UvrC, protein MKQADLNLKLKNLPLLPGVYLFKDARGKIIYIGKAKNLRNRVRSYFQSRNQHDAKTERMISRASDFELMVTASEVEALILEANLVREHKPRYNVALKDDKHFPYIKITNEPFPRLLIVRRLEKDGATYFGPYTSSKGMRQTVTFLSRLFMIRTCNLIIPAPKGKTHKVCLDYHIDRCGGPCEGFQSQQEYAELVQSVVMVLSGKSKALVKKLEERMARASENMEYEEAAKIRDQIEAIKSVMIKQHVDVGELVDRDIVSIAREDRDAVAVVMQLREGVLIGRQDFQLTGEPEETDEAILETFVTQYYNHQPNMPEEVFLPRDLSERELLEKWLRHVKGGKVKVITPLIGDKMRLVDLAERNARLLLDEMLIQKKRFADRTSKMVTSLKDELRLSRSPRTIVCFDISNTGETDAVGSCVYFENGKPKKSGYRHFKIKGVIGQDDFKMMREVIGRYFYRVKEESSAAPDLVVVDGGKGQLSSALAELKYLGFEQQPVIGLAKRLEEVFVPGHSDSILINKSSPALILLKQIRDEAHRFAITYGRKVRSKRTIKSQLDDIAGVGPAKRQALLGKFGSVAKIKQASIEELTEVRGINKKLAENILKHLAGSG, encoded by the coding sequence ATGAAACAGGCGGATTTGAATCTAAAACTCAAGAACCTGCCGCTTTTACCGGGTGTTTATTTGTTTAAGGATGCTCGCGGCAAGATCATTTATATCGGGAAGGCCAAGAATCTTCGCAACCGGGTCCGCAGCTACTTTCAGTCGCGAAATCAGCACGATGCCAAGACGGAGCGGATGATATCGCGCGCCAGTGACTTTGAACTGATGGTAACGGCCAGTGAAGTGGAGGCGTTGATACTCGAGGCCAATCTCGTTCGCGAGCACAAGCCTCGCTATAACGTGGCGCTGAAGGACGATAAACACTTCCCGTATATCAAAATAACCAACGAGCCTTTCCCTCGGCTGCTTATCGTGCGCCGGCTGGAGAAAGACGGGGCAACTTATTTCGGTCCGTACACAAGCTCGAAGGGAATGCGCCAGACGGTCACATTTCTTTCGCGGCTGTTTATGATTCGTACGTGTAATCTGATTATTCCCGCTCCGAAAGGAAAGACACACAAAGTATGCCTTGACTATCATATCGACAGATGCGGCGGGCCGTGTGAGGGATTTCAATCCCAACAGGAGTATGCGGAGTTGGTGCAATCGGTAGTAATGGTTCTCTCCGGGAAATCCAAGGCGCTCGTCAAAAAGCTGGAAGAGAGGATGGCCAGAGCGAGCGAAAATATGGAGTACGAAGAGGCTGCGAAAATTCGCGATCAGATAGAGGCAATCAAATCGGTGATGATAAAGCAGCATGTCGATGTCGGAGAACTGGTCGACCGGGACATAGTGTCTATCGCCCGTGAAGACCGCGATGCGGTGGCGGTGGTGATGCAGCTTCGCGAGGGAGTCCTTATCGGCAGGCAGGATTTCCAGTTGACGGGTGAACCGGAGGAGACCGATGAAGCCATTCTGGAGACATTCGTGACGCAGTATTATAACCATCAGCCAAATATGCCTGAAGAAGTCTTTCTGCCTCGCGATTTATCAGAACGGGAATTGCTGGAGAAATGGTTGCGTCATGTTAAGGGTGGGAAAGTCAAGGTCATAACACCGCTGATAGGAGATAAAATGCGGCTGGTGGATCTGGCGGAGCGCAACGCCCGTCTGCTTCTGGATGAAATGCTTATCCAGAAAAAGCGCTTTGCCGATAGAACGAGCAAGATGGTAACCAGTCTCAAGGACGAACTCAGACTGTCGCGCTCGCCCCGCACGATCGTTTGTTTCGATATTTCCAATACGGGGGAAACCGACGCTGTTGGATCGTGCGTTTATTTCGAGAACGGCAAACCCAAAAAAAGCGGGTACCGTCATTTCAAGATTAAAGGTGTGATTGGCCAGGATGATTTCAAGATGATGCGCGAGGTTATCGGCCGGTATTTCTATCGGGTTAAAGAAGAAAGCAGTGCTGCGCCGGATCTTGTCGTTGTTGACGGAGGCAAGGGGCAGTTGTCATCGGCGCTGGCCGAGCTTAAATATCTCGGTTTCGAGCAGCAACCGGTTATCGGCCTGGCTAAGAGACTTGAAGAGGTATTTGTGCCGGGGCACTCCGACTCGATTCTCATAAACAAATCTTCTCCAGCGTTGATACTACTCAAGCAAATTCGTGACGAGGCGCATCGCTTTGCGATAACCTACGGGCGCAAGGTGCGTTCAAAGCGGACCATAAAGTCGCAGCTCGATGATATCGCGGGAGTCGGTCCGGCCAAAAGGCAGGCTCTTCTCGGTAAATTCGGTTCGGTGGCTAAAATCAAACAGGCTTCCATTGAAGAACTGACCGAAGTCAGGGGTATCAATAAGAAACTGGCTGAAAATATTTTGAAGCACCTGGCGGGATCAGGATAA
- the xseA gene encoding exodeoxyribonuclease VII large subunit codes for MAERPKPYSVSAVTRMIKTTLEESFFNIWVEGEISGYLHHSSGHRYLNLKDDKAVIRVTIWRSAGATLKFEPEDGQKVMIYGDITVYEKGGSYQLNCRKMLPVGLGELELAFRQLHEKLLAEGLFDESRKKEIPRFAQKIGVVTSPTGAAIRDIIQITRRRNDSIELIIYPAQVQGDGAEKTIAAGIEYFNARDDIDLIITGRGGGSLEDLWPFNTEVTVRAIAASRIPVISAVGHEIDTTLSDLVADLRAPTPSAAAELAVWSKREYGQKVNDMVRQQASLLKGLVDSARANLAALLGRPVFSRPMDFINQRQQYIDGLIRLLNSAGKNSFEKQRNRLSLVVSRLDNLSPLRILSRGFAVARKLPEHQLIKSVRNIAKGDALEAIVSDGRLVCQVEKIEKNEDQ; via the coding sequence ATGGCGGAAAGACCCAAACCATATTCAGTCAGCGCTGTCACGCGCATGATAAAGACGACTCTTGAGGAGTCTTTTTTCAATATCTGGGTCGAAGGTGAGATATCGGGTTATCTTCATCATTCCTCCGGTCACCGTTATCTTAATCTCAAGGATGATAAAGCCGTAATCAGGGTTACTATCTGGCGTTCGGCGGGAGCGACGCTCAAATTCGAACCCGAGGACGGCCAGAAGGTCATGATATATGGTGACATAACTGTTTATGAAAAGGGGGGAAGTTATCAACTCAACTGCCGAAAGATGCTTCCGGTCGGCCTCGGTGAGCTGGAACTGGCATTCAGGCAGCTTCATGAAAAACTATTAGCCGAGGGATTGTTCGACGAGAGCCGCAAGAAAGAGATTCCCCGGTTCGCTCAGAAGATCGGCGTGGTAACATCGCCAACCGGGGCGGCTATTCGCGACATTATTCAGATAACGCGTCGCCGCAACGACAGTATTGAGCTGATTATCTACCCGGCTCAGGTTCAGGGCGATGGCGCCGAGAAAACTATTGCCGCCGGAATTGAATATTTCAACGCTCGCGATGATATTGATTTAATAATAACCGGTCGCGGCGGTGGTTCGCTCGAGGATCTCTGGCCGTTCAACACCGAGGTTACAGTCAGAGCAATTGCCGCATCGCGGATTCCGGTGATCTCGGCTGTCGGCCATGAAATTGACACCACGCTTTCCGATCTGGTCGCGGATCTTCGCGCCCCAACACCGTCGGCCGCCGCAGAACTGGCTGTCTGGTCGAAGCGCGAGTATGGTCAGAAGGTAAACGATATGGTCCGGCAGCAGGCGTCATTGCTCAAGGGGCTTGTCGATAGCGCTCGCGCTAATCTTGCGGCGCTTTTGGGTCGACCGGTTTTTTCAAGGCCGATGGATTTTATTAACCAGCGGCAGCAGTATATCGATGGGTTGATCAGGCTGCTAAACTCGGCGGGAAAAAACAGTTTTGAAAAGCAGAGAAACCGGTTATCTTTAGTCGTTTCGAGGCTGGACAACCTTTCTCCTTTGCGAATTCTCTCTCGCGGGTTCGCTGTCGCAAGAAAACTGCCGGAGCATCAATTGATCAAATCCGTGAGAAATATCGCGAAGGGCGATGCGCTCGAAGCTATTGTCAGCGACGGACGTTTGGTCTGCCAGGTGGAGAAAATAGAGAAAAACGAGGACCAATGA
- a CDS encoding exodeoxyribonuclease VII small subunit: MTAKKKYKDFESALARLEEITDLLESGDQSLEDSIDIYTEGLEIARFCNEKLSEAGQKIKMITEKDGAIVEEEFDAASGAEDAG, encoded by the coding sequence ATGACAGCGAAAAAGAAGTACAAGGATTTTGAATCGGCGCTGGCCCGCCTGGAGGAGATTACCGACCTTCTGGAGTCCGGGGACCAGTCTCTCGAAGACTCCATTGATATCTACACCGAAGGACTCGAGATTGCCCGCTTCTGTAACGAGAAACTGTCGGAAGCCGGCCAGAAGATAAAAATGATCACCGAAAAAGACGGGGCGATAGTGGAAGAGGAATTCGACGCCGCAAGTGGAGCGGAAGATGCCGGCTGA
- a CDS encoding polyprenyl synthetase family protein, whose translation MPADTADVKVYIEKVRRLADSLLDRYLPGDDAPPESLHRAMRYSVMAGGKRLRPILAYTTYEYCSGDLDGEDLGIHYAMAALEMVHTYSLIHDDLPCMDDDDLRRGMPTCHKKFGEATAVLAGDALHDIAFHLMAATGSTRAVMELAQAIGTAGMLGGQMADIEAEGRVVSQDEIIDIHRRKTGALIRSSVRIGAILAKADEEKLERLSVYGEKIGLAFQIIDDILDIEGDRELLGKNTGSDSKKQKATYPSAVGIQQARDDAAALIEKAVSIFDEYDDNMLRHLANYIAQRKS comes from the coding sequence ATGCCGGCTGATACCGCTGATGTGAAAGTCTATATCGAGAAGGTACGTCGGCTGGCGGATAGTCTTCTCGATCGCTATCTTCCCGGCGACGACGCGCCGCCCGAATCGCTTCACCGGGCGATGCGGTACTCCGTTATGGCGGGCGGCAAGCGTCTCAGACCGATACTGGCGTACACGACATATGAGTACTGTAGCGGCGATCTTGACGGCGAGGACCTTGGTATTCATTACGCTATGGCGGCGCTGGAGATGGTTCATACGTATTCGCTTATTCATGACGACTTGCCGTGTATGGACGATGATGATCTGCGGCGGGGTATGCCGACCTGTCACAAGAAATTCGGCGAGGCGACGGCGGTGCTGGCCGGTGACGCGCTGCACGATATCGCTTTTCACCTGATGGCCGCCACCGGCTCAACCCGCGCAGTGATGGAATTGGCGCAGGCAATCGGGACGGCGGGCATGCTGGGCGGTCAGATGGCCGATATCGAGGCGGAGGGTAGAGTGGTTTCGCAGGATGAGATTATCGACATTCACCGCCGCAAAACCGGCGCTCTCATTAGAAGCTCCGTGAGGATTGGGGCTATTCTGGCGAAGGCTGACGAGGAAAAACTCGAAAGGCTGTCGGTCTATGGGGAAAAAATCGGTCTTGCTTTCCAGATTATTGATGATATCCTTGATATTGAGGGTGACCGCGAATTGTTGGGAAAGAATACCGGTTCCGATAGTAAAAAGCAAAAGGCCACGTACCCATCGGCGGTTGGTATCCAGCAGGCTCGCGATGACGCGGCCGCGTTAATTGAGAAGGCGGTCAGCATTTTTGACGAATATGATGACAACATGCTCAGGCACCTGGCGAACTATATAGCTCAACGAAAGAGTTGA